A single region of the Enterococcus mundtii genome encodes:
- the efp gene encoding elongation factor P yields MISASDLKAGMTFVQDGKLIKVIDASHHKPGKGNTVMRMKLKDVRTGATYDTTLRPDEKFEKAHIDTKPVQYLYTMDDTAFFMDLETYEQYEIPVETVAEEMKFILENMEVKIQFFGSEVIGVQLPTTVVLRVVETQPSIKGATVTGSGKPATMETGLVVNVPDFIEADELLEINTAEGSYVKRAK; encoded by the coding sequence ATGATCTCAGCAAGCGATTTAAAAGCCGGAATGACATTTGTCCAAGACGGAAAATTGATCAAAGTAATTGATGCAAGCCATCACAAACCTGGTAAAGGAAATACTGTGATGCGTATGAAGCTAAAAGATGTTCGTACTGGTGCTACTTATGATACGACACTAAGACCAGACGAAAAATTTGAAAAAGCACACATTGATACAAAACCAGTTCAATACTTATACACAATGGATGATACAGCATTCTTTATGGATCTAGAAACATACGAACAATATGAGATCCCTGTAGAAACTGTAGCTGAAGAAATGAAATTTATCTTAGAAAACATGGAAGTTAAAATCCAATTCTTCGGTAGCGAAGTGATTGGTGTCCAATTACCAACAACAGTTGTCTTACGTGTCGTTGAAACACAACCATCGATCAAAGGTGCGACAGTGACTGGTTCTGGTAAACCTGCAACGATGGAAACAGGCTTAGTAGTCAATGTTCCTGATTTCATTGAAGCGGATGAATTACTAGAAATCAATACAGCAGAAGGTTCATACGTAAAACGTGCAAAATAA
- a CDS encoding helix-turn-helix domain-containing protein produces the protein MIEKILLDDHARMKLNVYGKIMTLWPGEYSLDHVRENLDFYFSPTRFKKILCAIQDDLEQFTDIKLLHTKNKLSIPEQLVQYTQYQHFLSTESVPYKLLISLLTEQDEDLAAFCNRHFISRSTCFRQTKKLAEYLKEYNINLNLSNLTLSGSEMLIRIIFFNFFWFVSLGESLDSIPYSQEVRALIYKHEGSQHKNKFDLGKKQASLHCLICLLRIENNHFTDIYRLSRDSFIPSETNIDFFYDFFKIANLRLDILEVNSLFYLFYYWPFLTSNQDIRVPIVQHSYQQPSNEIKAILEEFQEHCQTFIGTFHFEKEPALLLNLYLSIGNFSMFKQKIPLTTLFISSYIQDKYPLLRILTIKIEGFWKKIAQRKNYTWLKSCVSELAFLQASLLYPYYSEIDENYKLKVGFVNVSEHLISAEILNLGKKIPFVDIERLTLPITEEYDFFIFGSPLLIPNGLDSSKYTVLDFCHYRDFETNLYQRLLEVHHLKLQTLFAD, from the coding sequence TTGATTGAAAAAATTTTATTAGATGACCATGCAAGAATGAAATTAAATGTGTATGGAAAGATAATGACCTTATGGCCGGGGGAATATAGTTTAGATCATGTACGAGAAAACTTAGATTTCTATTTCAGTCCGACCCGTTTCAAAAAAATCCTATGTGCTATACAAGATGATTTAGAACAATTTACTGATATTAAACTGTTACATACTAAAAACAAGTTATCCATTCCTGAACAACTTGTTCAATATACCCAATACCAACATTTCCTATCAACAGAAAGTGTTCCTTATAAATTATTGATCAGTCTTCTGACTGAACAAGATGAAGATCTTGCAGCTTTTTGCAATCGCCATTTTATCAGCCGCTCAACATGTTTTCGACAAACAAAAAAATTGGCTGAATATTTGAAGGAGTACAATATCAATTTGAATTTATCGAATCTTACCTTATCTGGTTCTGAAATGCTGATTCGTATCATTTTTTTCAACTTCTTTTGGTTTGTTTCATTAGGAGAAAGTCTGGATAGTATTCCTTACAGCCAAGAAGTTCGCGCATTGATTTATAAGCACGAAGGATCGCAACACAAGAATAAGTTTGATTTAGGAAAAAAACAAGCTAGTCTCCATTGTCTGATTTGTTTGCTGAGGATCGAAAATAATCATTTTACGGATATCTATCGATTATCGAGAGATTCCTTTATTCCAAGTGAAACAAACATTGACTTTTTTTACGACTTCTTCAAAATTGCGAATCTTCGTTTAGATATCTTAGAGGTAAACTCTTTGTTTTATTTGTTCTATTATTGGCCGTTTCTTACCTCTAATCAAGATATTCGTGTGCCGATCGTGCAACATTCCTATCAACAACCGAGTAATGAGATCAAAGCTATTTTAGAGGAATTTCAAGAGCACTGTCAGACATTTATTGGTACATTCCATTTTGAAAAAGAGCCCGCTTTGCTTTTGAATCTCTATCTATCCATCGGTAACTTTAGCATGTTCAAGCAAAAAATTCCTTTGACCACATTATTTATCTCTTCTTATATTCAAGATAAATACCCACTTTTACGTATCTTGACAATCAAAATCGAAGGGTTTTGGAAAAAAATCGCACAACGAAAAAACTATACCTGGTTGAAATCTTGCGTAAGTGAATTAGCCTTTCTACAAGCCAGTTTACTTTATCCATATTATTCAGAAATCGATGAAAACTATAAATTGAAAGTTGGGTTTGTCAACGTCTCTGAGCATCTGATCTCCGCAGAAATCTTGAATTTAGGCAAGAAGATCCCCTTTGTAGATATCGAGCGACTCACGCTTCCCATCACTGAAGAATATGACTTTTTCATCTTTGGTTCCCCCCTGCTGATTCCTAATGGTCTTGATTCTTCTAAGTATACAGTCCTTGATTTTTGTCATTATAGAGACTTTGAGACAAATCTGTATCAACGACTGTTAGAAGTCCATCATTTAAAACTACAAACATTGTTTGCTGATTAA
- a CDS encoding vWA domain-containing protein codes for MKKRNYFIVFCLFSLFFVTYFYFQKGKTVAANEEATIEVLNNEYGKVSIRKIDRQLTVVYRLNEQTQENRFLFQLHPKDAPETNLLSSVSQEYQEYTDEQQRKWLAGDFSQAIEEKELTIELPSTSKEFQLNIQIEEKTGQLLLSDPASFSFSIDNENQETAQTSEPTSETTTSSENSEVSDDSSIAKNEYRPFEQPKLFNEQLKPKGLATIEPEYTTDEQGTYPQAMWQPENDENVRNHQGNRHGQSQWDGLTNWDGDPTNQNNSYIEYGGEKEEADYAIRKFAKETATPGLFDLYLNVRGNTQKNIPPLDVVLVVDWSGSMNEDNRIIEVKNGIDRFVDTLSESGVTEKINLGYVGFSSEGYDNRTIPIAGFDSVKEEIQAATPDSTSGGTFTQNGLRQAGEMLSEQNGHKKVIVLLTDGVPTCSYHVSSVVTEEDVSYYGATFSNQVDHPEYTSKISPPYLVPVRDQYSQWRWINSTFTATIGEAMALKQRGIEIHGLGIQLQGDETEGITKEEVERRMRKMVSTGEDGTAYYESANESTDIADYLAKKAVQLSGTVVDGKITDPIIDPFVYQPDSASVTSVGTTPLSIEPLLSIDGQTINVDKIYLEKGQEIQLHYQVRLQTESKMFETDTWYQMNGQTIFQPTSNPDVLAKFGVPSAKAPGVSLDFFKEWEEFDQDTTTRPEKVIYEIKRTGITETSSWESGYVQLSKPEEENTNVWERTNITKLLASSEASRETLSLPKHNNQGQEFHYEAVNELDVPGYQSEKVNATTWKNKKQFVPLDLKITKKTSSADHLLKGAVFQLTIEGQEIQLIDHEDGTYSLPEGTRLEKGKSYTLTEISAPAGHEKSEKQAWEIAISDNGEVTVDKQQATVTDQVIQLTIENPFADLPIAIRKYTEKDKQKINLAGATFALQIKGETGTYHTLKEEVTASSGLAEFVIQKAGEYRLVETAGPLGYDTIPGNYEFKVDPYGTILYDGENVEEDTVWTLTHMNQIKPFDLTVLKQTDTGQVLKGAVFRLSGSDGQVELPNDDKATDTFVFENLKPGEYTLEEIKTPEGYLGLEQPVQIVIQTDGKVTVDGEPSEIQLQTDHTNNQIHLVITNQALIPLPETGGSGRLGFLLLGILAIVSFVVYLRGMRRGGISS; via the coding sequence ATGAAGAAGCGAAATTATTTCATCGTTTTCTGTCTATTTTCTCTATTTTTCGTCACCTATTTCTATTTCCAAAAAGGAAAGACTGTGGCAGCTAATGAAGAGGCAACCATTGAAGTCTTAAATAATGAATATGGCAAAGTAAGTATTAGGAAAATAGATCGTCAGCTAACGGTCGTGTATCGATTAAATGAGCAAACACAAGAAAACAGATTTTTATTCCAGTTACATCCAAAAGATGCACCTGAAACGAATCTGCTTTCCTCTGTTTCTCAGGAATATCAAGAATACACAGATGAGCAACAACGAAAATGGCTAGCAGGTGATTTTTCTCAAGCCATTGAAGAAAAAGAATTGACCATTGAATTGCCGAGTACGAGCAAAGAATTTCAACTCAATATTCAGATAGAAGAAAAAACGGGTCAGTTACTTTTATCTGACCCAGCTTCCTTTTCATTTTCTATAGATAACGAGAATCAGGAAACTGCACAAACGAGTGAACCAACGTCTGAAACCACGACTTCTTCTGAAAACAGTGAGGTGTCGGATGATTCATCGATAGCTAAAAACGAATATCGTCCGTTTGAACAACCAAAATTATTCAATGAACAGTTGAAACCGAAAGGGTTAGCGACGATTGAACCGGAATATACCACAGATGAGCAAGGAACCTATCCGCAAGCGATGTGGCAACCGGAAAATGACGAGAATGTACGAAATCATCAAGGGAATCGTCATGGTCAATCACAATGGGATGGATTGACGAATTGGGATGGTGACCCAACCAATCAAAACAATTCTTATATTGAATATGGTGGGGAAAAAGAAGAAGCCGATTACGCAATCCGTAAATTTGCCAAAGAGACAGCGACTCCTGGATTGTTTGACTTGTATCTGAATGTTCGAGGAAATACCCAAAAAAATATCCCTCCTTTAGATGTCGTTCTGGTTGTTGACTGGTCTGGCAGTATGAATGAGGACAATCGTATTATTGAAGTGAAGAATGGGATTGATCGATTTGTCGATACCTTATCAGAAAGTGGTGTAACGGAAAAAATCAATTTAGGTTATGTTGGTTTTTCTAGTGAAGGCTACGACAATCGAACGATACCGATTGCAGGATTTGATTCTGTAAAGGAAGAAATCCAAGCAGCCACACCTGATTCAACAAGTGGTGGTACGTTTACTCAAAATGGTTTACGTCAGGCAGGCGAGATGTTGTCTGAACAAAATGGTCACAAAAAGGTGATCGTTCTTTTGACTGATGGTGTTCCGACATGCTCCTATCACGTATCAAGTGTGGTGACTGAAGAGGACGTTAGTTATTATGGCGCGACTTTTAGCAATCAAGTCGATCATCCCGAATATACTTCAAAAATTTCCCCGCCTTATCTTGTACCTGTTAGAGACCAATATTCACAATGGCGTTGGATCAATTCAACGTTTACAGCAACGATTGGTGAAGCAATGGCATTGAAACAACGAGGAATCGAGATCCATGGCTTGGGTATACAGTTGCAAGGAGATGAAACTGAAGGCATCACGAAAGAGGAAGTAGAACGTCGAATGCGTAAGATGGTTTCCACTGGCGAAGACGGCACGGCATATTATGAATCTGCCAATGAGTCTACAGATATTGCTGATTATCTAGCCAAAAAAGCTGTGCAGCTTTCTGGAACAGTCGTTGATGGAAAAATCACTGATCCAATCATTGATCCATTTGTTTATCAACCAGACAGCGCTTCTGTTACAAGTGTAGGGACAACCCCTCTATCGATTGAGCCACTTCTCTCTATTGATGGGCAAACGATCAACGTCGATAAAATCTATTTAGAAAAAGGGCAAGAAATCCAACTACATTATCAAGTGAGACTCCAAACAGAAAGCAAAATGTTCGAGACTGATACTTGGTATCAAATGAATGGGCAAACAATCTTCCAACCAACGAGCAACCCAGATGTTCTTGCTAAATTCGGTGTGCCGTCAGCCAAAGCACCAGGTGTATCTCTTGATTTTTTCAAAGAATGGGAAGAATTTGATCAAGATACGACGACTCGACCAGAGAAAGTGATTTACGAAATCAAGCGAACAGGAATCACCGAAACATCTAGTTGGGAAAGTGGCTATGTACAATTAAGTAAACCGGAAGAGGAGAACACCAATGTTTGGGAGCGAACCAATATCACCAAACTTCTAGCGTCCAGTGAAGCGTCTCGTGAAACCCTCAGCTTGCCAAAACACAACAATCAAGGGCAAGAATTTCACTATGAAGCGGTGAATGAGTTAGATGTACCAGGATATCAATCAGAAAAAGTCAACGCAACGACTTGGAAAAATAAAAAACAATTTGTTCCTTTAGATTTAAAAATAACCAAGAAAACTTCGTCAGCTGACCATCTCCTAAAAGGAGCAGTGTTTCAACTAACGATTGAAGGTCAGGAGATTCAGCTGATCGACCATGAGGATGGTACCTATTCATTGCCAGAAGGCACACGCCTTGAAAAAGGAAAATCTTATACATTGACAGAAATCAGTGCACCTGCTGGACATGAAAAATCGGAAAAGCAGGCGTGGGAAATTGCTATTTCTGACAATGGGGAAGTAACAGTGGACAAACAACAAGCTACAGTCACTGATCAAGTGATCCAATTGACGATTGAGAATCCATTTGCAGACCTTCCGATAGCCATAAGAAAATATACCGAAAAGGACAAACAAAAAATCAATCTGGCAGGAGCAACTTTTGCTTTACAAATAAAAGGAGAAACAGGAACCTATCATACACTGAAAGAGGAAGTTACCGCGTCATCAGGATTGGCAGAATTCGTGATACAAAAAGCGGGTGAATATCGCTTAGTAGAAACAGCAGGACCGCTTGGTTACGATACGATTCCAGGAAACTATGAATTTAAAGTTGACCCTTACGGTACGATTCTCTATGACGGAGAAAATGTAGAGGAAGATACCGTTTGGACATTGACGCATATGAATCAAATCAAACCTTTTGATTTAACAGTCCTAAAGCAAACGGATACAGGACAGGTGTTAAAAGGGGCAGTCTTCCGACTATCCGGTTCAGATGGACAGGTTGAATTACCAAACGACGATAAAGCAACTGATACATTTGTTTTTGAGAACCTAAAACCGGGTGAGTACACGTTGGAGGAAATCAAAACACCAGAAGGTTATCTGGGGTTAGAGCAACCCGTACAGATCGTTATCCAAACGGATGGAAAAGTAACTGTAGATGGTGAACCATCAGAAATCCAGTTACAAACTGATCATACGAACAACCAAATCCATTTGGTCATCACCAATCAGGCATTGATCCCACTGCCTGAAACCGGAGGATCTGGCCGACTTGGCTTCCTATTATTAGGTATCCTTGCGATTGTTTCATTTGTCGTTTATTTAAGGGGGATGAGACGAGGAGGCATTTCAAGTTGA
- a CDS encoding isopeptide-forming domain-containing fimbrial protein translates to MTKYYWFLLLLPFLLVGGAKTCIAQTQEMVQLIVHTTQPSSDKQTESHKASFAVYDVTKSFYQLRKKGFTVEETQQIIARQGTSAGSFLMEKLVKSNNDGEDVAIFDLRESTNQIGNVYLVNETTHIADAFVGSQNVVVVLPLYDSYDHPQKAIHLYPKMNQEPSAIVFEKKLVEEKNTYSIGEKIYYQLDIQFPNGIATEETCVVTDSATKELELLTESLKVHSEEKRLENLTFHSHSQGFSIAFNGQDLQDLAGKTVRINYQMRLRQDAIADQSIINQATLDIGTASLSRSTRIRTGGKWFQKVTKDKEQQVLEDAMFMIKNQQEEYLHLKDGKYCWKKRARDAITLTSDRNGLFSINGLADGEYLLEEIKAPKGYKRNPYAVSFVVKSMSYAINGQPSEPLKITNQKQETSFLFPKTTDEKISVGMIGGISIIGSFIIYQKNRSKEE, encoded by the coding sequence TTGACCAAGTATTATTGGTTCTTGCTGTTGTTGCCTTTTCTGTTAGTTGGTGGTGCCAAAACGTGTATCGCCCAAACACAAGAGATGGTCCAGTTGATTGTCCATACTACGCAACCCTCATCAGATAAACAAACGGAATCTCATAAAGCGAGTTTTGCGGTTTACGATGTGACAAAATCATTTTATCAATTACGTAAAAAAGGATTTACTGTCGAAGAAACACAACAAATCATTGCGCGACAAGGTACTTCAGCAGGTTCTTTTCTAATGGAAAAACTGGTGAAGTCGAACAATGATGGAGAAGATGTAGCAATCTTTGATCTACGTGAGTCAACGAATCAAATAGGTAACGTTTATTTAGTGAACGAAACCACTCACATAGCAGATGCGTTTGTAGGATCACAAAATGTAGTCGTGGTTTTGCCTCTTTATGATTCATATGATCACCCACAAAAGGCAATCCATCTCTATCCTAAAATGAACCAAGAGCCATCTGCGATCGTCTTTGAAAAAAAGCTTGTAGAGGAAAAAAACACTTATTCGATTGGTGAAAAGATCTACTATCAATTGGATATCCAGTTTCCAAATGGAATAGCAACTGAAGAAACATGTGTAGTCACTGACAGTGCGACGAAAGAGTTGGAGTTGCTAACTGAATCGCTCAAAGTCCACAGTGAAGAAAAACGCTTGGAAAATCTGACGTTTCATAGCCATAGTCAAGGATTCAGTATTGCGTTTAACGGTCAAGACTTGCAAGATCTGGCAGGTAAAACAGTGAGGATCAACTATCAGATGCGTTTACGACAAGATGCAATCGCTGATCAATCGATCATCAATCAAGCGACATTAGATATCGGAACAGCATCATTGTCACGAAGTACACGTATTCGAACAGGAGGGAAGTGGTTTCAAAAAGTTACAAAAGATAAGGAACAACAGGTGCTAGAAGATGCAATGTTTATGATCAAAAACCAACAGGAAGAATACCTGCATTTGAAAGATGGAAAATATTGCTGGAAAAAACGAGCAAGAGATGCAATAACGCTGACTTCTGATCGAAATGGCTTATTTTCCATCAATGGCTTAGCAGACGGAGAATATTTACTTGAAGAAATCAAAGCACCAAAAGGGTATAAAAGAAATCCTTATGCTGTCTCGTTTGTCGTAAAAAGTATGTCATATGCCATCAATGGACAACCTAGTGAACCTTTGAAAATCACTAATCAGAAACAAGAAACGAGTTTTCTTTTTCCAAAAACAACTGACGAAAAAATAAGTGTTGGTATGATTGGTGGCATATCGATCATAGGTAGTTTCATTATTTATCAAAAGAACAGGAGTAAAGAAGAATGA
- a CDS encoding SpaH/EbpB family LPXTG-anchored major pilin produces MKNRKNFKKVLLCLISSLLTLVALLPNPQVFAEGMDAQLVIHKKKMLDFPQQEIQNTGKEMTEFNNYQGLADVTFHVYDVTESFAEARKNGATIEEAKAIVQSQTSGTALLSGTTDAQGDLSLALPKKQAGKDAVYVIEEEAKSGVTAAANMVVAFPVYELIKQSDGSYQYGTEELDVVHLYPKNVVENEGTLKVKKVGSAEGEALNGAEFVIVKEDAGVAKYLQGVAQGMYTWTTDKSKAKHFVTGKSYEIGEEDVAENEAEKGQMLITGLEVGEYVLEEVKAPENAAMITEQTKTPFTIVAGSQTPVELTVKNDTTKVEKETPQLDRQDVAIGEPINYEISVNIPLGIADKEGSNNKYTTFKLIDTHDPALTFMNQSTGETGYALYDGETIIDSTNYHVTEQTNGFTVTIEPTYIPSLTPGGTLSFVYYMHLNQLAEPTQGYNNEANVDTGHTTDQTPPTVEVLTGGKRFIKVDGAVADIKPLADASFVVRDQDEATAKYLIIDPVTKAVAWTTSQEEATIFTTTSDGLVDITGLSYGTYYLEETKAPNNYVKLTERIAFKVDQQSYAVAGELVAPEKVPNKHKGTLPATGGKGISLYIFLGVVLLTIVGAYWLKRPKVK; encoded by the coding sequence ATGAAGAATAGAAAAAATTTCAAAAAAGTATTACTATGTCTTATTTCATCACTACTTACACTGGTGGCATTACTTCCTAATCCACAAGTGTTTGCTGAAGGAATGGATGCACAATTGGTGATCCACAAAAAGAAAATGTTAGATTTCCCACAACAAGAGATCCAAAATACAGGGAAAGAAATGACTGAATTCAACAACTATCAAGGGTTGGCAGATGTGACGTTCCATGTGTATGATGTCACTGAATCATTTGCTGAAGCAAGAAAAAATGGCGCGACGATTGAAGAAGCAAAAGCGATCGTCCAATCACAGACTTCTGGCACAGCTCTTCTTTCTGGTACCACAGACGCTCAGGGGGATCTTTCTTTAGCATTGCCAAAAAAACAAGCTGGAAAAGATGCAGTTTATGTGATTGAAGAAGAAGCAAAATCAGGAGTAACAGCTGCTGCAAATATGGTTGTGGCATTTCCAGTATATGAACTGATCAAACAATCCGACGGTTCATATCAATATGGGACAGAAGAACTAGACGTAGTTCATTTATATCCTAAAAATGTCGTGGAAAATGAAGGAACGCTGAAGGTCAAAAAAGTAGGTTCAGCAGAAGGTGAAGCACTAAACGGTGCGGAATTTGTCATTGTGAAAGAAGATGCAGGTGTTGCCAAATATTTGCAAGGTGTAGCACAAGGAATGTATACATGGACAACTGATAAATCTAAAGCAAAACACTTTGTGACTGGCAAAAGCTATGAAATCGGTGAAGAGGACGTTGCTGAAAATGAAGCAGAGAAAGGTCAAATGCTCATTACTGGATTAGAAGTTGGCGAATATGTGTTAGAAGAAGTAAAAGCACCTGAAAATGCAGCGATGATCACTGAGCAAACGAAGACACCATTCACAATTGTTGCTGGTAGCCAAACGCCAGTTGAACTTACAGTGAAAAATGATACGACGAAAGTAGAAAAAGAAACGCCGCAATTAGATAGGCAAGACGTAGCAATCGGAGAACCGATCAATTATGAGATCAGCGTCAATATTCCTCTTGGGATCGCGGATAAAGAAGGATCAAACAATAAATATACCACCTTCAAATTGATTGATACACATGATCCAGCTTTAACATTCATGAACCAATCAACGGGAGAAACAGGTTATGCACTTTACGATGGTGAAACGATCATTGATTCAACAAATTACCACGTAACTGAACAAACAAACGGCTTCACAGTAACGATTGAACCAACTTATATTCCTTCATTGACTCCAGGTGGTACGTTGAGTTTTGTTTATTACATGCATTTGAATCAGTTAGCAGAACCAACCCAAGGCTATAACAACGAAGCAAATGTTGATACTGGACATACGACAGATCAAACACCACCAACTGTGGAAGTACTGACAGGTGGGAAACGATTCATTAAAGTAGATGGAGCAGTAGCTGATATCAAACCATTAGCAGACGCTTCGTTTGTGGTACGTGATCAAGATGAAGCAACAGCGAAATATTTGATCATTGATCCAGTAACAAAAGCAGTAGCGTGGACGACTTCACAGGAAGAAGCAACGATTTTCACGACAACAAGTGATGGATTAGTGGATATCACAGGCTTGTCTTATGGTACGTATTATTTAGAAGAAACAAAAGCACCAAACAATTATGTGAAACTAACTGAACGAATTGCGTTCAAGGTCGATCAGCAATCTTATGCTGTTGCAGGTGAATTGGTTGCACCAGAGAAAGTACCAAACAAACACAAAGGGACATTACCAGCAACTGGTGGCAAAGGCATTTCATTGTACATTTTCTTAGGTGTGGTTTTACTGACAATCGTGGGTGCATACTGGCTAAAACGACCAAAAGTTAAATAG
- a CDS encoding class C sortase, translating into MKQKKWRLLDLIMFSVFFIGVLSLAYPFVSDTLNNYLDQQIIKNYQKKAKSEHATELAELQKRMIKKNEQLASNVAMPEADPFSKKKKNDQKSQKSYIESHAVGVLTIPKINVSLPIFDQTTTKLLEKGACLLEGTSYPIGGKSTHAVLSSHRGLPQVKLFTDLPQLKIEDHFYIEINGQYLAYQVDQIKTVAPTETEALQIQENQDLVTLVTCTPYMVNSHRLLVRGHRVAVEPEEIKESLEKVKQAKRTAFLLVNGLISVFLLLFIIMMIKYFTKVIKK; encoded by the coding sequence ATGAAACAAAAAAAATGGCGTCTGTTAGATCTAATCATGTTCTCGGTATTTTTTATCGGTGTCCTCAGCTTGGCGTATCCTTTTGTCAGTGATACGTTGAATAATTATCTCGACCAGCAGATCATCAAAAATTATCAAAAAAAGGCAAAGTCTGAACATGCGACAGAACTTGCTGAATTACAAAAGCGGATGATCAAAAAAAATGAACAACTGGCATCAAACGTAGCGATGCCAGAAGCAGACCCATTTTCCAAGAAAAAAAAGAATGATCAAAAATCTCAGAAATCGTATATCGAATCACATGCCGTTGGTGTTTTGACGATCCCCAAAATCAATGTCAGCTTACCGATTTTTGATCAAACAACGACGAAACTATTGGAAAAAGGCGCTTGTCTGCTCGAGGGCACCTCATACCCGATCGGAGGCAAATCGACACATGCGGTACTTTCCAGCCACCGAGGCTTGCCGCAAGTAAAATTGTTTACAGATTTACCTCAATTAAAAATAGAAGATCACTTTTATATTGAAATCAATGGACAGTATCTTGCGTATCAAGTCGATCAGATTAAAACCGTAGCACCGACAGAAACAGAAGCGCTACAAATCCAAGAAAATCAAGATTTAGTCACACTGGTTACTTGTACTCCGTATATGGTCAACAGTCACCGTTTATTAGTACGCGGACACAGGGTCGCTGTTGAACCAGAAGAAATAAAAGAATCGTTAGAAAAAGTGAAACAGGCGAAGCGTACTGCATTTTTACTCGTAAATGGCTTGATCAGTGTGTTTTTGTTGCTATTTATTATCATGATGATAAAATATTTTACAAAAGTTATTAAAAAATGA
- the trhA gene encoding PAQR family membrane homeostasis protein TrhA, which produces MEIEFSRKYQIVNEVLNAVTHGIAALLSLLCFNLLMDRAHTTLDYVAFAIYGSSLFLLFFSSTLFHSLIFTKAKKVFQVFDHCSIYLLIAGTYTPFCLLVVQGTTGLVLLSVIWATAVIGIIYKCLTLTKTNKVSKVSTIIYNVMGWAIIVVLPKLYQNIDLTGLLLLVGGGIAYSVGSLFYSMKSRRFTHVIWHLFVMLGAALMFLAIYVSN; this is translated from the coding sequence ATGGAGATAGAATTTAGCCGAAAGTACCAAATCGTCAATGAAGTATTAAATGCGGTGACCCATGGGATTGCAGCTTTGTTAAGTCTGCTTTGCTTCAATTTGCTGATGGATCGCGCCCATACAACCTTAGATTATGTCGCTTTTGCGATTTATGGTAGTTCTCTTTTTCTGCTATTCTTTTCTTCTACGTTATTTCATAGTTTGATTTTTACGAAAGCAAAAAAAGTATTTCAGGTATTTGATCATTGTTCGATCTACCTTTTGATTGCTGGAACCTACACGCCATTTTGTCTGCTAGTCGTGCAAGGAACGACAGGACTAGTTTTGCTAAGTGTTATTTGGGCGACAGCAGTGATCGGTATCATCTATAAATGTTTGACTTTAACAAAGACAAACAAGGTATCAAAAGTTTCAACGATCATTTACAATGTGATGGGGTGGGCAATCATCGTTGTGCTACCTAAGCTCTATCAGAATATCGATTTGACTGGCTTGCTACTGCTAGTTGGCGGAGGAATCGCCTATTCTGTGGGATCACTATTTTATAGCATGAAAAGCAGACGATTCACCCATGTGATTTGGCATCTATTTGTCATGTTAGGTGCAGCGTTGATGTTTTTAGCAATCTATGTAAGTAATTGA